A window of the Gemmatimonadota bacterium genome harbors these coding sequences:
- a CDS encoding phytanoyl-CoA dioxygenase family protein — MSLTDEERFRFDLAGFLVRPAILTADEVKDIREQIYLIKHDPESLPPEHRDVPGGPSSVLIDHPAVVDVIEEIISKDFRLENCSCVWRNKGEAHGDLHGGGPKQIDPIFGYRVQREQIYAGMVRVIFEFTDIRMEDQSTHFVVGSHKANFPMHPDHMSLEEGKRSEFLMTYACPAGSAVFFTENTCHAGPVWNRDEPRVTVLNAYSHLATHWHRLKTPPEVIAGLPREKQVYFREPWIADFRTNPATRNTAERFIDNDEPPVNADTKP, encoded by the coding sequence ATGTCCCTAACCGACGAAGAACGCTTCCGATTCGACCTGGCCGGGTTTCTGGTCCGGCCGGCCATACTCACCGCGGATGAAGTCAAGGACATCCGCGAGCAGATCTACCTGATCAAGCACGACCCCGAATCGCTTCCGCCGGAACATCGTGACGTGCCGGGCGGACCGTCGAGCGTGCTCATCGACCACCCCGCGGTCGTGGACGTGATCGAGGAGATCATCAGCAAGGATTTCCGCCTGGAGAACTGTTCTTGCGTATGGCGCAACAAGGGGGAGGCACACGGGGATCTGCACGGGGGTGGCCCCAAACAGATCGATCCCATCTTCGGCTACCGGGTGCAGCGCGAACAGATCTACGCGGGCATGGTCCGGGTGATCTTCGAGTTTACGGATATACGCATGGAAGACCAGAGCACGCACTTCGTGGTGGGGAGCCACAAGGCCAACTTCCCCATGCATCCCGATCACATGTCGCTGGAGGAGGGCAAGCGGAGCGAATTCCTGATGACCTACGCTTGTCCAGCGGGGAGCGCGGTGTTCTTCACCGAGAACACCTGTCACGCCGGTCCCGTATGGAACCGGGACGAACCGCGGGTCACCGTCCTCAACGCCTATTCCCACCTGGCCACGCACTGGCACCGGCTCAAGACCCCGCCGGAAGTCATCGCGGGCCTTCCGCGCGAGAAGCAGGTCTACTTCCGCGAGCCGTGGATTGCCGATTTCAGGACGAATCCGGCCACGAGGAACACGGCGGAGCGATTCATCGACAATGACGAACCGCCTGTTAACGCCGATACGAAGCCCTAG
- a CDS encoding mandelate racemase, with translation MTTITGVKCIRTRSNGTWGIVKITTNQPGLYGIGSASDHYHQRAVVEAVESMLAPKLIGRDVSRIEDIWQTFYTSGYWRNGAITNTALSGIDMALWDIKGKEAGMPVYQLLGGACRSAVPCYAHAGGGTPEALLEAIHGYLEEGFPVVRCQLGGYGGGGFIPSEEAPRPANAWPADKVFDDEAYIEAIPNMFEYLRSKLGFGPKLTHDVHEHLRPQSAVALSKRLEPYRLFFLEDVLSPEQVQWYRLIREQCTTPQAMGELFVNPHEWTPLITERLIDYVRVRVSKAGGITPCRKIASLCESFGINTAWQEGGDNDPVNQAAAVHLDMSSWSFGIQEENTFSEEEYAAFPGACELREGHLYTNDSPGLGLDIDEDAAARLLNAEDAATPRYAAEDRRADGSIVRP, from the coding sequence TTGACCACCATTACCGGTGTGAAGTGCATCCGGACGCGTTCGAACGGCACCTGGGGCATCGTCAAGATCACCACGAACCAGCCGGGACTCTACGGCATCGGGTCGGCGAGCGACCACTACCACCAGCGCGCCGTCGTCGAGGCCGTCGAGTCCATGCTGGCCCCGAAGCTCATCGGGCGGGACGTCAGCCGCATCGAGGACATCTGGCAAACCTTCTACACGAGCGGTTACTGGCGCAACGGCGCCATCACCAACACGGCCCTTTCAGGGATCGACATGGCCCTGTGGGACATCAAGGGCAAGGAAGCCGGCATGCCCGTCTACCAGCTCCTCGGCGGCGCCTGCCGGAGCGCCGTGCCCTGCTATGCCCACGCGGGGGGCGGCACACCCGAAGCCCTGCTGGAAGCGATTCATGGCTACCTCGAGGAGGGGTTTCCCGTGGTCCGGTGCCAGTTGGGCGGATACGGCGGCGGCGGATTCATCCCCTCGGAAGAAGCGCCACGGCCCGCCAACGCCTGGCCCGCCGACAAGGTTTTCGACGACGAGGCCTACATCGAAGCCATTCCGAACATGTTCGAGTACCTGCGCTCGAAACTCGGTTTCGGTCCGAAGCTGACCCACGACGTACACGAACATCTGCGCCCACAATCCGCGGTGGCCCTGTCCAAGCGCCTGGAACCCTACCGGCTGTTCTTCCTCGAGGACGTCCTTTCGCCCGAACAGGTGCAGTGGTACCGCCTCATCCGGGAGCAGTGCACGACGCCCCAGGCCATGGGCGAACTCTTCGTGAATCCCCACGAGTGGACGCCCCTCATCACCGAGCGCCTCATCGACTACGTCCGCGTGCGGGTATCCAAGGCGGGCGGCATCACGCCGTGCCGCAAGATCGCAAGCCTCTGCGAATCCTTCGGCATCAACACCGCCTGGCAGGAGGGGGGCGACAACGACCCGGTCAACCAGGCCGCGGCCGTTCACCTCGACATGTCGAGCTGGAGCTTCGGGATCCAGGAAGAAAACACCTTCAGCGAAGAGGAATACGCGGCGTTCCCCGGCGCTTGCGAGCTAAGGGAAGGCCACCTCTACACCAACGACAGTCCCGGACTGGGGTTGGATATCGACGAGGATGCGGCGGCGAGGCTGCTGAACGCGGAGGACGCGGCGACGCCTCGCTACGCCGCGGAGGACCGCAGGGCGGATGGCAGTATCGTTCGGCCTTGA
- a CDS encoding phytanoyl-CoA dioxygenase family protein: MSVTRAKPVEITDAQKQQYQEEGYFILESALDDEQLEYIRGECDRLRVEMEADMARDAEKSRGITHKGSRYFISNRHRDNPSLRPYIFSEIMAEICISTLGDTAYLFHEQFVVKGPEVGMKFGWHQDSGYVGFDHRPYMSCWAALDDVSDENGTVYILPFSRAGTRRRQDHRIVDETNDKIGYFGDDPGVPVVAPAGSIAVFSSVSFHRSSPNTSDGWRRVYLTQYSAEPILTEDGTRNWSNAEPFLVDGKRVTAE; the protein is encoded by the coding sequence ATGTCGGTAACCAGAGCAAAGCCCGTCGAAATCACCGATGCGCAGAAGCAGCAGTACCAGGAGGAAGGATACTTCATTCTCGAGTCCGCCCTGGACGATGAACAGTTGGAATACATACGCGGCGAGTGCGACCGATTGCGGGTCGAGATGGAGGCCGATATGGCCCGGGACGCGGAGAAATCCCGGGGCATCACTCACAAGGGCAGCCGATACTTCATCTCGAACCGGCACCGCGACAATCCCAGCCTGCGGCCGTACATCTTCAGCGAGATCATGGCCGAGATCTGCATAAGCACCCTGGGCGATACCGCCTATCTCTTTCACGAGCAGTTCGTGGTCAAGGGGCCCGAAGTCGGCATGAAGTTTGGCTGGCACCAGGACTCGGGCTACGTGGGGTTCGACCACCGGCCCTACATGAGCTGCTGGGCCGCCCTCGACGACGTCTCCGACGAGAACGGCACGGTCTACATCCTGCCCTTTTCCCGCGCGGGCACGAGGCGCCGCCAGGATCACCGCATCGTGGACGAGACCAACGACAAGATCGGCTACTTCGGCGATGATCCGGGCGTGCCCGTGGTCGCGCCGGCCGGGAGCATCGCCGTATTCTCCAGCGTGTCCTTCCACCGCAGCAGCCCAAACACCTCCGACGGCTGGCGCCGCGTGTACCTGACCCAGTATTCCGCCGAACCGATCCTTACGGAGGACGGCACGCGGAACTGGAGTAACGCGGAACCCTTTCTCGTGGACGGCAAGCGGGTAACGGCCGAATAA
- a CDS encoding SDR family NAD(P)-dependent oxidoreductase produces the protein MSESTKVAVVTGAGSGIGKACSLALLDAGYSVVLAGRRKEALESTVADAGDAADRLLVVPTDVGIASQVEHLFAETKAAHGRLDLLFNNAGTGAPAVLLEELTAEQWQTVVDVNLTGSFLCTKEAFRIMKDQDPQGGRIINNGSVSAHVPRPNSAPYTATKHAVTGLTRSTSLDGRKYNIACGQIDIGNAATEMTQRMQEGILQPTGDLLAEARMHVKNVADAVVFMAGLPLDANVQFITVMATTMPYIGRG, from the coding sequence ATGAGTGAATCCACCAAAGTCGCCGTCGTCACCGGCGCGGGTTCCGGTATCGGCAAGGCCTGTTCCCTGGCGCTTTTGGACGCAGGCTACAGCGTGGTCCTCGCGGGCCGGCGGAAAGAGGCCCTGGAGTCGACCGTGGCCGATGCGGGCGATGCCGCGGACCGGTTGCTGGTCGTGCCGACGGACGTGGGGATCGCATCGCAGGTCGAGCACCTCTTCGCGGAAACGAAGGCGGCCCACGGCCGCCTGGACCTGCTGTTCAACAACGCCGGAACCGGGGCGCCCGCGGTGCTCCTCGAAGAGCTGACGGCCGAGCAGTGGCAGACCGTGGTGGACGTCAACCTGACGGGTTCCTTCCTCTGCACGAAGGAGGCTTTCAGGATCATGAAGGACCAGGATCCGCAGGGCGGCCGGATCATCAACAACGGGTCGGTCTCCGCCCATGTTCCCCGGCCGAACTCGGCGCCCTACACGGCCACCAAGCACGCCGTAACCGGCTTGACGCGTTCGACTTCCCTCGATGGTCGGAAGTACAACATCGCCTGCGGGCAGATCGATATCGGCAACGCGGCCACGGAGATGACCCAGCGCATGCAGGAGGGCATCCTGCAACCCACCGGCGACCTGCTGGCCGAGGCGAGGATGCACGTGAAGAACGTGGCCGACGCCGTGGTTTTCATGGCCGGACTGCCCCTCGACGCCAACGTACAATTCATCACGGTCATGGCCACCACCATGCCCTACATAGGACGGGGATAA
- a CDS encoding ABC transporter permease encodes MTNRDSGYLSYRTLIWRRFRKNRMGIAAGAILGLFYFTALFAGHFSPYDHNEIRIQVRYLPPQDLHFDWSGGFYVNGLTSTQNPVTLELEYATDPSRRYPVRFLSRDGGGDFRLIHSEGPMYLLGTDRMGRDLLSRMIHGGRVSLTVGIIGVFLSLILGSVLGTLSGYFGGWIDHALQRVVEILASFPPIPLWMALGAALPAGWTSIETYLGITIILSIISWGGLAREVRGKVLVFREQDYTTAARSAGAGHWYIISRHLLPGCYSHIIVVATLAIPGMILGETALSFLGLGIRPPMTSWGVLLEEAQRVTVLLNHPWLLFPAAPVLVVVIAFNFLGDALRDAADPYS; translated from the coding sequence ATGACTAACCGGGATTCGGGCTATCTCAGCTACCGGACGTTGATCTGGCGCAGGTTCCGGAAGAACCGGATGGGCATCGCGGCGGGGGCGATCCTGGGCCTGTTCTACTTCACGGCCCTGTTCGCCGGCCATTTTTCCCCGTACGACCACAACGAAATCCGGATCCAGGTCAGGTACCTGCCGCCCCAGGATCTGCATTTCGACTGGTCCGGCGGATTCTACGTGAACGGCCTGACTTCCACGCAGAACCCGGTAACGCTGGAACTGGAGTACGCGACGGACCCGTCCCGGCGGTACCCGGTCCGGTTCCTGTCACGGGACGGCGGCGGAGACTTCAGGCTGATCCATTCCGAGGGCCCCATGTACCTCCTCGGCACGGACCGCATGGGCCGCGACCTGCTCTCCCGCATGATCCACGGCGGACGCGTATCGCTTACCGTGGGGATCATCGGCGTGTTCCTCAGCCTGATCCTCGGGTCCGTCCTCGGAACGCTGTCCGGCTACTTCGGCGGCTGGATCGACCACGCCCTGCAGCGCGTCGTCGAGATCCTGGCCTCCTTTCCGCCGATCCCCCTCTGGATGGCCCTGGGCGCGGCGCTGCCGGCCGGATGGACGAGCATCGAGACCTACCTGGGCATCACGATCATCCTGTCCATCATCAGCTGGGGCGGCCTGGCCCGCGAAGTCCGGGGCAAGGTCCTCGTGTTCCGGGAACAGGACTACACCACGGCGGCGCGGTCGGCCGGCGCGGGGCACTGGTACATCATCTCCCGCCACCTGCTGCCCGGATGCTACAGCCACATCATCGTGGTGGCCACGCTGGCCATCCCGGGGATGATCCTGGGCGAAACGGCCCTGAGCTTCCTGGGCCTGGGCATCCGGCCTCCCATGACCAGCTGGGGCGTGCTCCTCGAAGAGGCGCAGCGCGTGACCGTTCTGCTGAACCATCCCTGGCTGCTCTTCCCCGCCGCGCCAGTGCTGGTCGTCGTCATCGCCTTCAACTTCCTGGGAGACGCGTTGCGCGACGCCGCGGATCCCTATTCGTGA
- a CDS encoding ABC transporter permease — MINYVIKRCLLAIPTLLAISMIGFVIIQLPEGDFLDRKIQELEEMYGDSSSIARIDELRERYGLDRPMWRQYVSWISGFVVGDFGESFEYEQEVNQLIWDRLAFTVLIALGALLFTYAVAIPIGIYSATHQYRLSDNVLSFISFIGMSMPGFLVALALLVFVFEIYRIPLFGLFSSEYEGAPWSWDKLVDFLKHLWIPVIVVGINGTAGLMRIMRGNLLDVLGQPFVQTARAKGLKESVVVIKHAARIAINPLITILGMSLPNILSGATIVAIVLGLPTVGPLLLRALVAEDIYLAGTLLMMFSLLLIIGNILADIALAWADPRIRYD; from the coding sequence ATGATCAACTACGTTATCAAGCGCTGTCTCCTGGCCATCCCGACCCTCCTGGCCATTTCGATGATCGGCTTTGTCATCATCCAGCTGCCCGAGGGCGACTTCCTGGACCGCAAGATCCAGGAACTGGAGGAGATGTACGGCGATAGCAGCTCCATCGCGCGCATCGACGAACTGCGGGAACGATATGGCCTGGACCGGCCCATGTGGCGACAGTACGTGAGCTGGATCTCGGGGTTCGTCGTGGGCGATTTCGGCGAGTCCTTCGAATACGAGCAGGAAGTCAACCAGCTGATCTGGGACCGGCTCGCCTTCACCGTGCTCATCGCCCTGGGCGCCCTGCTGTTCACCTACGCCGTGGCGATCCCCATCGGCATCTACTCGGCCACCCACCAGTACCGCCTGTCCGACAACGTGCTGTCCTTCATCAGCTTCATCGGCATGTCCATGCCGGGATTCCTGGTGGCCCTCGCCCTCCTGGTCTTCGTGTTCGAGATCTACCGGATACCCCTGTTCGGACTCTTCTCGAGCGAGTACGAAGGCGCGCCATGGTCATGGGACAAGCTCGTCGACTTCCTGAAGCACCTCTGGATCCCGGTCATCGTGGTGGGCATCAACGGCACGGCCGGCCTGATGCGCATCATGCGGGGCAACCTCCTGGACGTCCTCGGTCAGCCTTTCGTCCAGACGGCCCGGGCCAAGGGCCTCAAGGAATCTGTCGTCGTCATCAAGCACGCGGCGCGCATCGCCATCAACCCGCTGATCACGATCCTGGGCATGAGCCTGCCGAACATCCTCTCAGGGGCCACGATCGTCGCGATCGTCCTGGGCCTGCCGACCGTGGGACCGCTGTTGCTGCGGGCCCTGGTCGCCGAAGACATCTATCTGGCCGGTACCCTGCTGATGATGTTCAGCCTGCTCCTGATCATCGGCAACATCCTGGCCGACATCGCGCTGGCCTGGGCGGATCCGAGGATAAGGTATGACTAA
- a CDS encoding ABC transporter substrate-binding protein → MRRGKKDMLKYLPLAVLPVLLACTGGGAGGDGGPASDMPVAASEARTSLEAPELAARVEAGTLPPLHERIPANPLVARHDYEGYDGPGVYGGTWRKFHNNTDLGSWKMIAGYAPLIRWNRLTTGLEPGLAESWAFNEDGTELTLKLREGVRWSDGHPYTSASFRAWYDLCLDDRHRYPPPVWCLVDGKPMVVETPDDYTIAMKFAGPNWLVPLWLATGFWWSEEYNVPEHYMKQFHPDHNDGVDDFVLYEKRRLPQRNPDQPSLWPWTISRIEKGGFRVILERNPYYYVVDDDGRQLPYIDQVVTTLVPEAQIRVLRVLAGEVDCQFRDMELRDFSLFMEGRDKGEYRVKLWESASGADPAINLNWSDNDPVLRGLIRDQRFRKALAAAIDREKCNAVAFKGLAKPQAATVSEEGWHFLDPEGARLFDLWKATDADYDIPKANRLLDEMGLTLRDAEGYRLRPDGQRLSLVLDAPAAAHIAHENDVALIVAEGWRELGLEVIVYTPPGAELKLRRDLGEFTVHLHGEAEMDLFTYPDWVFPTTGKYWHPQVGKWYESGGERGEAPAGVMVDLLDLYDRIKHEQDEETRHRLVQDAVRIHIEHGPFHLGTVARTPKPVIVKINFHNVPDSGILGPWAIAGPATSFPEQFYIE, encoded by the coding sequence ATGAGACGAGGAAAGAAGGACATGCTGAAATACCTGCCTCTGGCGGTCTTGCCCGTGCTGCTGGCCTGCACCGGTGGCGGTGCCGGCGGCGACGGTGGACCCGCATCGGACATGCCGGTTGCCGCCTCTGAGGCCCGGACGTCGCTGGAAGCGCCCGAACTGGCCGCCCGGGTGGAGGCGGGCACCCTGCCTCCCCTCCACGAGCGGATCCCGGCCAACCCGCTCGTGGCCAGACACGATTATGAGGGGTACGACGGCCCGGGGGTCTACGGCGGGACCTGGCGCAAGTTCCACAACAACACCGATCTCGGCTCCTGGAAGATGATCGCCGGATACGCCCCGCTGATCCGGTGGAACCGGCTGACCACGGGCCTCGAGCCGGGCCTGGCGGAATCGTGGGCGTTCAACGAGGACGGCACGGAACTGACCCTCAAGCTGCGCGAGGGCGTCCGCTGGTCCGACGGCCATCCCTACACCTCGGCGTCCTTCCGCGCGTGGTACGACCTGTGCCTGGATGACCGCCACCGGTACCCGCCGCCCGTGTGGTGCCTCGTGGACGGCAAGCCCATGGTGGTCGAAACGCCCGACGACTACACCATCGCCATGAAGTTTGCCGGACCCAACTGGCTGGTGCCCCTGTGGCTGGCGACCGGGTTCTGGTGGAGCGAAGAGTACAACGTGCCGGAACACTACATGAAGCAGTTCCACCCGGACCACAACGACGGCGTGGACGATTTCGTCCTCTACGAGAAGCGCAGGCTGCCCCAGCGCAACCCGGACCAGCCTTCCCTCTGGCCGTGGACCATTTCCCGCATCGAAAAGGGCGGCTTCCGGGTGATCCTGGAGCGGAACCCGTATTACTATGTCGTGGACGACGACGGCCGGCAGCTCCCCTATATCGACCAGGTGGTCACCACCCTGGTTCCCGAGGCCCAGATCCGCGTCCTGCGGGTGCTGGCCGGCGAGGTGGACTGCCAGTTCCGCGATATGGAACTCCGGGACTTTTCCCTTTTCATGGAAGGACGGGATAAAGGGGAATACCGCGTCAAGCTGTGGGAGAGCGCTTCCGGAGCGGATCCGGCGATCAACCTGAACTGGTCGGATAACGACCCGGTCCTCCGCGGCCTGATTCGCGACCAGCGGTTCCGCAAGGCGCTCGCCGCGGCCATCGACCGCGAGAAATGCAACGCCGTCGCCTTCAAGGGCCTCGCGAAACCCCAGGCCGCCACCGTGAGCGAGGAGGGCTGGCATTTCCTGGATCCGGAAGGGGCGCGGTTGTTCGATCTGTGGAAGGCCACCGACGCGGACTACGACATTCCGAAGGCGAACCGGCTGCTGGACGAGATGGGGCTCACCCTCCGCGACGCCGAGGGATACCGGCTCCGTCCCGACGGCCAGCGATTGAGCCTCGTGCTGGATGCGCCCGCCGCGGCGCACATCGCCCACGAAAACGACGTCGCCCTGATCGTGGCCGAGGGCTGGCGGGAACTGGGGCTGGAGGTCATCGTATACACGCCGCCCGGAGCCGAACTCAAGCTGCGACGCGACCTCGGCGAGTTCACCGTCCATCTCCACGGCGAGGCGGAGATGGACCTTTTCACCTACCCCGACTGGGTGTTTCCCACGACCGGCAAGTACTGGCATCCCCAGGTGGGCAAGTGGTACGAATCAGGCGGGGAAAGGGGCGAAGCACCGGCGGGTGTCATGGTCGATCTGCTCGATCTCTACGACCGGATCAAGCACGAGCAGGACGAGGAAACCCGGCACCGCCTGGTGCAGGACGCCGTGCGGATCCATATCGAGCACGGGCCCTTTCACCTGGGCACCGTGGCCCGCACACCCAAGCCCGTCATCGTGAAGATCAACTTCCATAACGTACCCGACAGCGGCATTCTCGGCCCCTGGGCGATCGCCGGTCCGGCGACGAGTTTTCCCGAGCAGTTCTATATCGAATGA
- a CDS encoding ATP-binding cassette domain-containing protein encodes MSTILDVKNLKKYFPVRKGLWRRKMGDVRAVDSVDFQCGIGETLGLAGESGCGKTTLGRCVLKTVPPTAGDVFFGPEKVNLSPLGRREMLPYRQRMQMVFQDPNSSLNPRMTVSDIVGEPLRVNGIARGSELQDRVAALLVDVGLNAGDMRRYPHAFSGGQRQRIGIARALSLRPELIIADEPVSALDVSVQSQILNLLASLKDRLGLSYIFITHDLSVLQHISDRVAIMYLGRIVETGPSVQVYHNPLHPYTEALISAVPVADPAVQKKRTRIALPGDVPDPASPPKGCHFHPRCRYATDLCRESEPELKTYPGGVRAACHYSDTLSLQGI; translated from the coding sequence ATGTCAACCATACTCGATGTGAAAAACCTGAAGAAGTACTTCCCGGTGCGCAAGGGACTCTGGCGCCGCAAAATGGGCGACGTCCGGGCGGTGGACAGCGTCGATTTCCAGTGCGGAATCGGGGAAACGCTGGGGCTGGCGGGCGAGAGCGGGTGTGGAAAGACCACCCTGGGACGGTGTGTGCTGAAGACGGTGCCGCCCACGGCGGGGGACGTATTCTTCGGCCCGGAGAAAGTCAACCTCAGCCCCCTGGGCCGCCGTGAAATGCTTCCCTACCGGCAACGCATGCAGATGGTGTTCCAGGATCCGAATTCGTCGCTCAATCCCCGCATGACGGTAAGCGATATCGTGGGCGAACCCCTCCGGGTGAACGGGATAGCCCGTGGGTCCGAACTGCAGGATAGAGTGGCGGCACTGCTGGTCGACGTGGGTCTGAACGCCGGTGACATGCGCCGTTACCCCCATGCCTTCAGCGGAGGCCAACGCCAGCGAATCGGCATTGCCCGGGCCCTGTCCCTTCGGCCCGAACTGATCATCGCGGACGAGCCCGTTTCCGCCCTGGATGTCTCGGTGCAGTCCCAGATCCTGAATCTGCTGGCGTCTCTCAAGGACCGGCTGGGGCTGTCCTACATCTTCATCACCCACGATTTGAGCGTGCTGCAGCACATCAGCGACCGGGTGGCGATCATGTACCTGGGCAGAATCGTGGAAACGGGACCCTCCGTGCAGGTCTATCACAACCCGCTCCATCCCTACACGGAGGCTCTGATATCCGCAGTTCCCGTGGCCGATCCCGCGGTCCAGAAAAAACGGACGCGCATCGCCTTGCCAGGTGACGTACCCGACCCTGCTTCTCCGCCGAAGGGATGTCATTTTCACCCGAGGTGCCGGTATGCGACTGATCTGTGCCGGGAATCCGAACCGGAACTCAAGACCTATCCTGGAGGCGTCAGGGCAGCGTGCCATTACAGCGACACGCTGTCCCTCCAGGGCATTTGA
- a CDS encoding ABC transporter ATP-binding protein: protein MHDLLLNISHLSAIIPTDDGPVRAVRDVSFRIRRGKTLGVVGESGCGKSMMGLSLMRLVPKPGYIEGEIVYHDGEDGTTVDIHALDSSGDAMRRIRGRKISMIFQEPMTALNPVYTVGNQIGEALRLHHALDRQAARSRAVHALGEVGIPGPSQRVDEYPHELSGGMRQRAMIAMALSCGPELLIADEPTTALDVTIQAQILDLLKELKSNLNMAIVMITHDLGVIADMADEILIMYAGQVVESGSPERIFYQAAHPYTRGLLDSAPRINREKASQLSTIPGTVPSPLDLPGGCAFAPRCRYATDQCSQIPPVDETEPGHHVRCWHTDRVAADQVTANH, encoded by the coding sequence ATGCACGACCTTCTCCTCAATATATCACACCTGTCCGCCATAATCCCCACCGACGACGGTCCCGTCAGGGCCGTGCGCGACGTCTCGTTCAGGATCCGGCGGGGCAAAACGCTCGGCGTGGTCGGAGAAAGCGGCTGTGGAAAGAGCATGATGGGGCTCTCCCTCATGCGGCTTGTGCCGAAGCCGGGATACATCGAGGGCGAAATCGTGTACCACGACGGCGAAGACGGAACGACGGTGGACATACATGCGCTCGATTCCTCCGGCGACGCGATGAGGCGGATCCGGGGCCGCAAGATCTCCATGATCTTCCAGGAACCCATGACCGCCCTCAACCCGGTGTATACCGTGGGGAACCAGATCGGCGAAGCCCTGCGTCTCCATCACGCCCTGGACCGGCAGGCTGCGCGCTCCAGGGCGGTACACGCCTTGGGGGAGGTAGGCATTCCCGGACCTTCACAGCGGGTGGACGAGTATCCCCATGAGCTCTCCGGCGGCATGCGGCAGCGCGCCATGATCGCAATGGCCCTGTCGTGCGGCCCCGAGTTGCTGATCGCCGACGAGCCCACCACCGCACTGGACGTGACCATCCAGGCGCAGATTCTGGATCTGCTCAAGGAACTCAAAAGCAACCTGAACATGGCCATCGTGATGATCACCCACGACCTCGGCGTCATCGCCGATATGGCCGACGAAATCCTGATCATGTACGCGGGGCAGGTGGTTGAATCCGGGTCTCCGGAACGGATTTTCTACCAGGCCGCCCATCCCTATACCCGGGGGCTGCTCGATTCGGCGCCCCGGATCAATCGCGAGAAGGCGTCGCAGTTGTCCACGATTCCCGGGACGGTCCCATCTCCACTCGACCTGCCGGGAGGCTGCGCATTCGCACCTCGTTGCCGTTACGCCACGGATCAGTGTTCGCAGATACCCCCGGTGGACGAGACCGAACCCGGACACCACGTACGATGCTGGCACACAGACCGGGTTGCCGCGGATCAGGTAACGGCGAACCATTGA